Sequence from the Candidatus Binatia bacterium genome:
CGGTCTCTTCCCCCTCGGTCTGCAGCACGTTCGAGAGGAGCAGCGTGTCCACGGGCCCGGGCAGCGGATCGCTCCGGTAATCGCCCGGGTAGAGCGCCACCGCGTCGTCGTACCCCTCCTCGCGGAGGATCTCGCGCGCCACGTCGATCGTGGGGGGCAGGTCGAACAGCGTGGCCCGGAGCTCGGGCGTGCGGCGCGCGTACTCGGCGGCGAAGATCCCCGATCCGCCCGCGACGTCGAGGAGCGTCGAGCCGGGCAGGAGCGGTGCCAACTCGGTGACGCGCCCCGCCGCCTCACGGCTCACCGTGTGCACGGCGCGGATGTAGCGCCGGACGCGCGCGGGATCGCCCTCCACGAGCGCTTCGCTGTTCAGCCGCACGCGGGGCGCGCCCTCGCGCACCGCGCGGGCGAGATCCCCCCAGGCGGCGTAGAGCTCGGCGGCGGCTTCGACCATCCCGGTCGCGCCCCCATCGGACGGGACCAGGTAGGTCGCGAGCTCGCGGGGAAGGACGTAGGTGGCGCCGTGACGGTGCAGGACCCCGAGCGCGACCAGGGCCTCGAGCAGCGTCTCCATCCCCCGCGGGTCGGCGTCCAGGCGACGCGCCAGATCGGCCGCGACCTGCGGCCGCTTGTGGACCTCGGGGAAGATGCCCAGCGAGTGCGCGGCGAGGAGCGCCGCCGACTGCTGGTAGCCCATGAGAATGCCCTGCAGCTTCGAAAGCGGCGGCTCTTCGGGAAGGGGCACGCCGCGAGGCGGCCCTTCGCCCGCGCTCTGCACGCCGGTGCGGTACGGCTTCGGACGGCGCTCGGGGCGCGCGGAGGGCGGACCCTGGAAGCGCTCGCGCGGCGGCGGATAGGGGGTCCGGTCGCGCTGCGCGGGATAGGAGGCACGGTCCCGCGGCGGATAGGGCCCGCGGTCGCGAGGCGCGTAGGGTGCGCCTCCACGCGGTCCGGCGGGGCGATCCTTACCGTAGGGCGCGCGGCCGGCCTGCGGCGGCCCGCCGGTGCGGTAGGGCGTGCGTTGCGGCGGGGCGCCCGGGTAGCGCGGCGCTCCCTGCGGCCGTGGCCCGCGCGGTCCGCTGTCGCG
This genomic interval carries:
- a CDS encoding methyltransferase, yielding IPPEELEFMRQQAEERARERKNRPPGTRAMGPRPGGAGRYVPRDSGPRGPRPQGAPRYPGAPPQRTPYRTGGPPQAGRAPYGKDRPAGPRGGAPYAPRDRGPYPPRDRASYPAQRDRTPYPPPRERFQGPPSARPERRPKPYRTGVQSAGEGPPRGVPLPEEPPLSKLQGILMGYQQSAALLAAHSLGIFPEVHKRPQVAADLARRLDADPRGMETLLEALVALGVLHRHGATYVLPRELATYLVPSDGGATGMVEAAAELYAAWGDLARAVREGAPRVRLNSEALVEGDPARVRRYIRAVHTVSREAAGRVTELAPLLPGSTLLDVAGGSGIFAAEYARRTPELRATLFDLPPTIDVAREILREEGYDDAVALYPGDYRSDPLPGPVDTLLLSNVLQTEGEETALELLRKAWEAIRPGGTLLVHGMMPSGPGMPTVPQALFGLRMYLIFDSGRAWSVEQVSEWLARERFAVRSTRPLGAPFQSTLIVASRLE